From a region of the Emcibacter sp. SYSU 3D8 genome:
- the mce gene encoding methylmalonyl-CoA epimerase: MIGRLNHVAIAVPDLAAASAVYRDTLGAKVTDAVDMPEHGVTTVFVELPNTKIELLHPLGDKSPIAKFLEKNKSGGIHHVCYEVEDILSARDKLKGEGATILGDGEPRIGAHGKPVLFLSPKDFCGTLVEIEQI, translated from the coding sequence ATGATCGGTCGTCTCAACCATGTTGCCATCGCCGTCCCGGATCTGGCCGCCGCGTCCGCAGTCTACCGTGACACGCTCGGCGCCAAGGTTACCGACGCCGTGGACATGCCCGAGCACGGCGTGACCACCGTCTTCGTCGAACTGCCGAACACCAAGATCGAGCTGCTGCATCCGCTGGGCGACAAGTCGCCCATCGCCAAGTTCCTCGAAAAGAACAAGTCCGGCGGCATCCACCACGTGTGCTACGAGGTCGAGGATATCCTGTCGGCCCGCGACAAGCTGAAGGGCGAGGGCGCCACCATCCTGGGTGATGGCGAGCCGCGCATCGGCGCCCACGGCAAGCCGGTGCTGTTCCTGTCGCCCAAGGATTTCTGCGGCACGCTGGT
- a CDS encoding ribonuclease J, translating into MTKELLFVPLGGAGEIGMNLNVFGYDDQWIIVDLGVSFGTPTLPGIDLVMPDPSFIEARRDKLLGIVLTHAHEDHLGAVPHLWTRLRCPVYATPFTAGILRSKLSEVGLLKEVPLIETPLGGRVSLGPFEIDFLTLTHSIAEPSALVIRTPVGTVFHTGDWKIDPDPLIGEPFDEDALARLGEEGVLAMICDSTNVFNPSASGSEADVRRNLLELVGKETGRVAITSFASNIARLETLAEVAKAHDRHAVLVGRSLRRNVQVAQATGYLTHLPPFIDEADAGFLPRDKVLYICTGSQGEPRGAMMRIASGDHPHVNLADGDTVIFSSKIIPGNELALSGLYNSLAKRGVRIITEKDEFVHVSGHPGREELSRMYQWIRPEIAVPVHGEARHLFEHADLAHELQVPRCVVPANGTVIRLAPGTAEIVDRVKAGRLVLDGNQLVAEDSTSIVERRRSLHNGHLVISIAADDEGRLLTDPGVTLFGVPDPGDLAEDIADAIEATVKGMPRGQRRDDETLREAVRIAARRVVRQMTDKKPVTDVQILRLPSQS; encoded by the coding sequence ATGACCAAGGAACTGCTGTTCGTGCCGCTCGGCGGCGCGGGCGAGATTGGAATGAACCTGAACGTGTTCGGGTATGACGACCAGTGGATCATTGTTGATCTGGGCGTCAGCTTCGGCACCCCGACGCTTCCGGGCATCGATCTGGTCATGCCGGACCCGTCCTTCATTGAGGCACGCCGTGACAAGCTGCTCGGGATCGTGCTGACCCACGCTCACGAGGATCACCTGGGCGCCGTACCGCATCTCTGGACCCGGTTGCGGTGTCCGGTCTACGCCACGCCCTTCACCGCCGGCATCCTGCGCAGCAAGCTGTCCGAGGTGGGCCTGCTCAAGGAGGTGCCGCTCATCGAGACCCCGCTCGGCGGCCGCGTCTCGCTCGGGCCGTTCGAAATCGATTTCCTGACGCTTACCCATTCCATCGCCGAGCCCAGTGCGCTCGTCATTCGCACGCCTGTGGGCACCGTCTTCCATACCGGTGACTGGAAGATCGACCCGGACCCGCTGATCGGGGAACCGTTCGACGAAGACGCGCTGGCCCGGCTGGGCGAGGAGGGCGTTCTCGCCATGATCTGCGACAGCACCAATGTCTTCAATCCCAGCGCCAGCGGCTCCGAGGCCGATGTGCGCCGGAATTTGCTGGAACTGGTGGGCAAGGAGACAGGCAGGGTGGCGATCACCTCCTTCGCCTCGAACATTGCCCGGCTGGAGACGCTGGCCGAGGTGGCGAAAGCCCATGACCGCCATGCCGTATTGGTCGGCCGGTCGCTGCGGCGAAATGTCCAGGTCGCCCAGGCGACCGGCTATCTGACGCATCTGCCGCCCTTCATCGACGAGGCGGACGCCGGCTTCCTGCCCCGCGACAAGGTGCTTTATATCTGCACCGGCAGCCAGGGCGAGCCGCGCGGCGCCATGATGCGCATCGCGTCGGGCGACCATCCCCACGTGAATCTGGCGGATGGCGACACCGTGATCTTCTCCTCCAAGATCATTCCCGGCAATGAGCTGGCGCTCAGCGGGCTTTACAATTCACTGGCCAAGCGAGGCGTCAGGATCATCACCGAGAAGGATGAGTTCGTGCATGTCTCCGGCCATCCGGGCCGCGAGGAGCTGTCGCGCATGTATCAGTGGATCCGGCCCGAGATCGCCGTGCCCGTTCACGGTGAGGCGCGTCATCTGTTCGAGCACGCCGACCTGGCCCACGAGTTGCAGGTGCCGCGCTGCGTCGTGCCGGCGAATGGCACCGTGATACGGCTGGCGCCTGGCACCGCCGAGATCGTCGACCGGGTAAAGGCGGGACGGCTCGTGCTTGATGGCAATCAGCTCGTCGCCGAGGACAGCACGTCCATCGTCGAGCGTCGCCGCAGCCTCCACAATGGCCATCTTGTCATCAGCATTGCCGCCGACGACGAGGGCCGGCTGCTGACGGATCCAGGCGTGACCCTGTTCGGCGTGCCGGATCCGGGCGATCTCGCGGAAGACATCGCCGATGCAATCGAGGCGACGGTGAAGGGCATGCCGCGCGGTCAGCGCCGCGACGATGAAACCCTGCGCGAAGCCGTCCGGATCGCCGCCCGGCGGGTCGTCCGCCAGATGACCGACAAGAAGCCGGTCACCGATGTGCAGATTCTGCGATTGCCGTCACAATCCTAA
- a CDS encoding biotin--[acetyl-CoA-carboxylase] ligase has protein sequence MVHLPDGYSIAIFDSIDSTNEEARRHAATARDRTVYWAKRQTAGRGRRGRSWMSEPGNLFVSLLLKPDCPLVQAAQLSFVSALAISDVLMKAGAGDRAALKWPNDVLVDGAKICGILLEATSTGAQVEAVIVGIGLNLVSHPDGTPYPATDFHHAGLENLNADLALTWLLDAFELRYAAWRDQGFPAVRADWLIRAWRLGQDIQVQLDGETVTGRFAELDESGALVVETPAGARHITAGDVYFPGAA, from the coding sequence GTGGTCCATCTTCCCGATGGCTACAGCATCGCGATCTTCGACAGTATCGACAGCACCAACGAGGAGGCCCGGCGGCACGCCGCCACGGCCCGTGACCGCACGGTCTACTGGGCCAAGCGCCAGACGGCGGGCAGGGGACGCCGCGGCCGTTCCTGGATGTCCGAGCCGGGCAATCTCTTCGTATCGCTGCTGCTGAAACCCGATTGCCCGCTGGTGCAGGCTGCCCAGCTCTCGTTCGTTTCCGCGCTGGCGATCAGCGATGTGCTGATGAAGGCCGGCGCAGGTGACCGGGCGGCGCTCAAATGGCCTAACGATGTGCTGGTCGACGGCGCCAAGATTTGCGGCATCCTGCTGGAAGCCACATCGACGGGCGCCCAGGTCGAGGCCGTCATTGTCGGCATCGGCCTGAATCTGGTCAGCCATCCCGACGGCACGCCCTATCCGGCGACCGATTTTCATCACGCCGGGCTGGAAAATCTCAACGCCGACCTGGCGCTGACATGGTTGCTGGATGCTTTCGAGCTACGTTACGCAGCATGGCGCGACCAGGGGTTTCCGGCGGTCCGCGCTGACTGGCTGATCCGCGCCTGGCGGTTAGGGCAGGATATCCAGGTCCAACTTGACGGCGAAACCGTCACTGGACGCTTCGCCGAGTTGGACGAGTCCGGCGCACTGGTGGTCGAAACGCCTGCCGGAGCGCGCCACATCACGGCCGGAGATGTTTATTTCCCCGGCGCCGCTTGA
- the nuoN gene encoding NADH-quinone oxidoreductase subunit NuoN: MIEVPALLPALPEIILAIGALFLLMLGAFSGEKSLRTVSLLAVCLLLGAAIAVLPGYYDNVVTFGGMFVSDSFGGFCKILILIGSAVSIIISVDYLERENLKRFEYPVLIVLATLGMLMMVSSNDLIALYIGLETQSLALYVLAAFSRDSVRSTEAGLKYFVLGALSSGMLLYGSSLVYGYTGSTNFNEIAAAVTGSGPVSIGLLFGLVFVLAGLAFKVSAVPFHMWTPDVYEGAPTPVTAFFAVAPKIAAMALLVRTLYGAFPEIADQWQQILVFLSIASMVVGAVFAIVQTNIKRLMAYSSIGHVGYALMGLAAASPDGVKAVLIYLAIYLAMNVGAFALIIAMRRKEGATESIADLAGLSRTRPAMALAIAIFMFSLAGIPPLAGFFGKFYVFIAAIDANLTFLAVIGALASAVSAFYYLRIVKVMYFDEPAEAFDVYTGRGIAVVASVSAVITVIFAVPLIAGSLDTAAMLAAQSLFR; the protein is encoded by the coding sequence ATGATCGAAGTACCGGCCCTGCTTCCGGCGCTTCCGGAGATCATTCTCGCCATCGGCGCCCTGTTCCTGCTGATGCTGGGCGCGTTTTCGGGCGAGAAGTCGCTGCGGACTGTATCCCTGCTGGCGGTTTGCCTGCTGCTCGGCGCCGCCATCGCGGTGCTGCCCGGCTACTACGACAACGTCGTCACCTTCGGCGGCATGTTCGTGTCGGATTCATTCGGCGGCTTCTGCAAGATACTGATCCTGATCGGCTCGGCGGTTTCCATCATCATCTCGGTGGACTATCTCGAGCGCGAGAACCTGAAGCGGTTCGAATATCCGGTGCTGATCGTGCTCGCCACGCTCGGCATGCTCATGATGGTCTCGAGCAACGATCTGATCGCGCTCTATATCGGCCTCGAGACGCAGAGCCTGGCGCTTTACGTCCTGGCCGCGTTCAGCCGGGATTCGGTGCGCTCGACCGAGGCGGGACTGAAATACTTCGTCCTCGGCGCGCTGTCGTCCGGCATGCTGCTCTATGGCAGTTCGCTGGTCTATGGCTACACCGGCAGCACCAATTTCAACGAGATCGCCGCTGCCGTGACCGGCAGCGGTCCGGTGTCGATCGGCCTGCTGTTCGGCCTGGTATTCGTGCTGGCGGGCCTTGCCTTCAAGGTCTCGGCAGTGCCCTTCCACATGTGGACGCCGGATGTCTATGAAGGCGCACCTACGCCGGTGACCGCGTTCTTCGCCGTCGCGCCCAAGATCGCCGCCATGGCGCTGCTGGTGCGCACCTTGTACGGCGCGTTTCCGGAAATCGCCGACCAGTGGCAGCAGATCCTGGTCTTCCTGTCGATCGCCTCCATGGTGGTCGGCGCGGTCTTCGCGATCGTTCAGACCAACATCAAGCGGCTGATGGCCTACAGCTCGATCGGCCATGTCGGCTACGCGCTGATGGGGCTGGCGGCGGCGTCGCCGGATGGCGTCAAGGCGGTGCTGATCTATCTGGCGATCTATCTGGCGATGAATGTGGGGGCGTTCGCGCTCATCATCGCCATGCGGCGCAAGGAAGGCGCGACCGAGTCCATCGCCGACCTGGCGGGCCTGTCGCGGACCCGTCCGGCCATGGCGCTGGCCATCGCCATCTTCATGTTCTCGCTCGCCGGTATCCCGCCGCTCGCCGGATTCTTCGGCAAGTTCTACGTCTTCATCGCCGCCATCGACGCCAACCTGACTTTCCTGGCCGTGATCGGCGCGCTGGCCAGCGCGGTGAGCGCGTTCTATTACCTGCGCATCGTCAAGGTGATGTATTTCGACGAGCCGGCGGAAGCGTTCGACGTGTACACCGGTCGGGGTATCGCGGTCGTTGCCAGTGTCTCTGCGGTGATCACCGTAATCTTCGCCGTACCGTTGATTGCCGGCAGCCTCGACACCGCCGCCATGTTGGCCGCGCAATCGCTGTTCCGGTAG
- a CDS encoding NADH-quinone oxidoreductase subunit M, producing the protein MTGWPILSLITFLPLLGAVFALLPRGDDAVVARNVRAVALLTTAATFVVSLLIWINFDSGTADFQFVEDHAWLGGAIRYRMGVDGISMLFVILTTFLMPFCILASWESIQTRVREYMIAFLLLETLMIGVFCSLDLVLFYLFFEGGLIPMFLIIGVWGGARKIYASFKFFLYTLVGSLLMLLAMIAIYIYAGTTSIPELLTGDHFDAGVQKWLWLAFFASFAVKMPMWPVHTWLPDAHVEAPTAGSVILAGVLLKMGGYGFLRFSLPMFPVASDYFAPLVFALSVIAVIYTSLVALMQQDMKKLIAYSSVAHMGFVTLGLFVMNTQGVEGGIFQMLSHGIVSGALFLCVGVVYDRLHTREIDRYGGLVNNMPRYALVFMVFTMASVGLPGTSGFVGEFLVLAGVFKVDTVVCALAATGLVLGASYMLWLYRKVIFGDLTKDDLKHMIDLSPREKLIFAPLVAVVFWMGIFPGSFLGVMHVSVDNLLHNYDTAIAAHETGASAVAEGAHR; encoded by the coding sequence ATGACCGGCTGGCCAATTCTCTCGCTGATCACCTTTCTGCCGCTGCTTGGCGCGGTGTTCGCGCTGTTGCCGCGCGGCGACGATGCCGTGGTGGCGCGCAATGTCCGCGCGGTCGCCCTGCTGACGACCGCCGCGACCTTCGTCGTATCGCTGCTGATCTGGATCAACTTCGACAGCGGCACGGCGGATTTCCAGTTCGTCGAAGACCACGCCTGGCTGGGCGGTGCGATCCGCTACCGCATGGGCGTCGACGGCATCTCCATGCTGTTCGTGATCCTGACCACGTTCCTCATGCCGTTCTGCATCCTGGCCAGCTGGGAATCGATCCAGACTCGCGTGCGCGAATACATGATCGCGTTCCTGCTGCTCGAGACGCTGATGATCGGCGTGTTCTGCTCGCTCGACCTGGTGCTGTTCTACCTGTTCTTCGAGGGCGGCCTGATCCCGATGTTCCTGATCATCGGCGTCTGGGGCGGCGCGCGGAAGATCTACGCGTCGTTCAAGTTCTTCCTCTACACCCTTGTCGGCTCGCTGCTGATGCTGCTGGCGATGATCGCCATCTACATCTATGCGGGTACCACCAGCATTCCCGAGCTGCTGACCGGCGACCATTTCGACGCCGGCGTGCAGAAGTGGCTGTGGCTGGCGTTCTTCGCGTCCTTCGCGGTGAAGATGCCCATGTGGCCGGTGCACACCTGGTTGCCCGACGCCCATGTCGAGGCGCCGACAGCCGGCTCGGTAATCCTGGCGGGTGTGCTGCTGAAGATGGGCGGCTATGGCTTCCTGCGATTCTCGCTGCCCATGTTCCCGGTCGCGAGCGACTATTTCGCGCCGCTGGTGTTCGCGCTGTCGGTGATCGCGGTGATCTACACCTCGCTGGTCGCCCTGATGCAGCAGGACATGAAGAAGCTGATTGCCTACTCGTCGGTTGCCCATATGGGCTTCGTCACCCTTGGCCTGTTCGTCATGAACACGCAGGGCGTCGAGGGCGGCATCTTCCAGATGCTCAGCCACGGCATTGTGTCGGGCGCGCTGTTCCTGTGCGTCGGTGTTGTCTACGACCGGCTGCATACCCGCGAAATCGACCGCTATGGCGGCCTGGTGAACAACATGCCGCGCTATGCGCTGGTGTTCATGGTGTTCACCATGGCGTCGGTCGGACTGCCGGGGACGAGCGGCTTCGTCGGCGAGTTCCTGGTGCTGGCTGGCGTGTTCAAGGTCGACACGGTCGTCTGTGCGCTCGCCGCCACCGGCCTGGTCCTCGGCGCGTCCTACATGCTGTGGCTCTACCGCAAGGTGATCTTCGGCGATCTGACCAAGGATGACCTGAAACACATGATCGACCTGTCGCCTCGCGAGAAGCTGATCTTTGCGCCGCTGGTCGCCGTGGTGTTCTGGATGGGCATATTCCCGGGGTCGTTCCTCGGCGTCATGCACGTCTCGGTCGATAACCTGCTGCACAATTACGATACGGCGATCGCCGCCCATGAGACGGGTGCGTCCGCGGTTGCCGAGGGAGCGCATCGATGA
- the nuoL gene encoding NADH-quinone oxidoreductase subunit L yields MFPFAFIVFLPLAAAIIAGFGGRVIGDRGAQIVTCGAVITSAILSIIAFFTVALGHQTEHVVLANWMLSGDFTVDWAIKVDTLTAVMLVVVNGVSSLVHVYSVGYMSHDPHKPRFMAYLSLFTFAMLMLVTADNFVQMFFGWEGVGVASYLLIGFWYKRPSANAAAIKAFLVNRVGDFGFALGIFGIFLVFGALDFQTVFAAAPSMAGKSFTFLNYQVDVMNTLTFLLFIGAMGKSAQLGLHTWLPDAMEGPTPVSALIHAATMVTAGVFMVARCSPMFEQAPETMQFVTIIGASTAFFAATIGLVQNDIKRIIAYSTCSQLGYMFFALGVGAYGAGIFHLFTHAFFKALLFLGAGSVIHGMSDEQDIRKMGGLFPYMKVTAILMWIGSLALAGIGIPGVFGFAGFYSKDIILESAFAAHSGVGLYAFWLGIAAAFMTAFYSGRLLFMTFHGRSRADHDVLHHAHESPQVMLVPLYILAAGAVLAGFVFYEFFVGHHYAEFWNGALTVVGENVLEHAHHVPFWVKLLPLVMAVGGLAISWSFYIDNVPKWARAVSLLASIGIIVAGVVPGVVEHQGGMILTGIAALVLSLVFYFGRTTAPGALVETNQALYQFLLNKWYFDELYDFLFVRPAKWLGVQFWKKGDGKIIDGYGPDGVTAAIGYVARRARVLQTGYVYHYAFAMLIGVAAFVTWFMLHSGGGH; encoded by the coding sequence ATGTTTCCGTTTGCGTTTATCGTCTTCCTTCCCCTTGCCGCGGCGATCATCGCCGGCTTCGGCGGACGTGTTATCGGCGACCGCGGCGCGCAGATCGTTACCTGCGGCGCGGTAATCACCTCGGCCATCCTGTCGATCATCGCCTTCTTCACCGTGGCGCTGGGGCACCAGACCGAACACGTTGTGCTCGCCAACTGGATGCTGTCGGGTGACTTCACGGTCGACTGGGCGATCAAGGTCGACACGCTCACCGCGGTGATGCTGGTGGTGGTCAACGGGGTGTCGTCGCTGGTGCATGTGTACTCGGTCGGCTACATGAGCCACGATCCGCACAAGCCGCGCTTCATGGCCTATCTGTCGCTGTTCACCTTCGCCATGCTGATGCTGGTGACCGCGGACAACTTCGTGCAGATGTTCTTTGGCTGGGAAGGCGTGGGCGTCGCGTCCTACCTGCTGATCGGCTTCTGGTACAAGCGCCCCTCGGCCAATGCCGCCGCCATCAAGGCGTTCCTGGTCAACCGGGTCGGCGATTTCGGCTTCGCGCTCGGCATTTTCGGCATCTTCCTGGTATTCGGCGCCCTGGATTTCCAGACCGTGTTCGCTGCCGCGCCGTCGATGGCCGGCAAGAGCTTCACCTTCCTGAATTATCAGGTCGACGTGATGAACACGCTGACCTTCCTGCTGTTCATCGGCGCCATGGGCAAATCGGCCCAGCTCGGTCTGCACACCTGGCTGCCGGATGCCATGGAAGGCCCGACGCCGGTTTCCGCGCTGATCCACGCCGCCACCATGGTGACCGCCGGCGTGTTCATGGTCGCCCGCTGCTCGCCCATGTTCGAGCAGGCGCCAGAGACCATGCAGTTCGTGACAATCATCGGCGCCTCGACGGCGTTCTTCGCCGCCACCATTGGCCTGGTGCAGAACGACATCAAGCGCATCATTGCCTATTCGACCTGTTCGCAGCTCGGCTACATGTTCTTCGCGCTTGGCGTGGGCGCCTATGGCGCGGGCATCTTCCACCTGTTCACCCACGCCTTCTTCAAGGCGTTGCTGTTCCTGGGCGCCGGCTCGGTGATCCACGGCATGTCGGACGAACAGGACATCCGCAAGATGGGCGGCCTGTTCCCGTACATGAAGGTGACGGCCATCCTGATGTGGATCGGTTCGCTGGCGCTGGCGGGCATCGGCATTCCCGGTGTGTTCGGCTTTGCCGGCTTCTATTCGAAGGACATCATTCTCGAATCCGCCTTCGCGGCGCATTCCGGCGTCGGCCTGTACGCGTTCTGGCTGGGCATCGCAGCGGCGTTCATGACCGCGTTCTATTCGGGCCGCCTGCTGTTCATGACCTTCCATGGCCGCAGCCGCGCCGATCATGACGTGCTGCACCACGCCCACGAATCCCCGCAGGTGATGCTGGTTCCGCTGTACATCCTGGCGGCGGGCGCGGTGCTGGCGGGCTTCGTGTTCTACGAGTTCTTCGTCGGCCACCATTATGCCGAGTTCTGGAACGGAGCGCTGACCGTGGTCGGCGAGAACGTGCTTGAACACGCGCACCATGTGCCGTTCTGGGTCAAGCTCCTGCCGCTGGTCATGGCCGTCGGCGGCCTGGCCATCTCGTGGTCGTTCTATATCGACAACGTGCCGAAATGGGCTCGGGCCGTGTCGCTGCTCGCCAGTATCGGCATCATCGTCGCGGGTGTCGTGCCGGGCGTGGTCGAGCATCAGGGCGGCATGATTTTGACCGGCATCGCCGCGCTGGTCCTGTCGCTGGTGTTCTACTTTGGCCGCACCACCGCGCCCGGCGCGCTGGTCGAGACCAACCAGGCGCTCTACCAGTTCCTGCTCAACAAGTGGTACTTCGACGAACTCTACGACTTCCTGTTCGTGCGTCCCGCAAAATGGCTGGGAGTCCAGTTCTGGAAGAAGGGTGATGGCAAGATCATCGATGGCTATGGCCCGGATGGCGTCACTGCCGCGATCGGCTATGTCGCCCGGCGGGCACGGGTGCTGCAGACCGGATATGTCTACCATTATGCTTTCGCCATGCTGATCGGCGTCGCCGCCTTCGTCACCTGGTTCATGCTGCACTCGGGCGGGGGACACTGA
- the nuoK gene encoding NADH-quinone oxidoreductase subunit NuoK — protein sequence MTIGLENYLIVAAILFTLGIFGIFLNRKNVIIILMSIELMLLAVNINLVAFSVFLGNLIGQVFALFVLTVAAGEAAIGLAILVIYFRNRGTIAVEDISQMKG from the coding sequence ATGACGATCGGCCTTGAAAACTACCTGATCGTCGCCGCGATCCTGTTCACCCTCGGCATCTTCGGCATCTTCCTGAACCGGAAGAACGTCATCATCATCCTGATGTCGATCGAGCTGATGCTGCTGGCCGTCAACATCAACCTGGTCGCGTTCTCGGTGTTCCTGGGCAACCTGATCGGCCAGGTCTTCGCCCTGTTCGTGCTGACCGTGGCGGCCGGCGAGGCGGCCATCGGCCTTGCGATTCTGGTGATCTACTTCCGTAACCGCGGCACCATCGCCGTGGAAGACATCAGCCAGATGAAGGGTTGA
- a CDS encoding NADH-quinone oxidoreductase subunit J, giving the protein MILQTITFYLFAAITVAAGFMVIAARNPVHSVLYLILAFFTSAGLFVLIGAEFIAMILVIVYVGAVAVLFLFVVMMLDINFTELRQGFLQYLPIGALIGIVLLVELLMVLAGWQFGPEIAGQAMPQATTDGMTNTEALGSVIYTQYVYAFQAAGVILLIAMIGAIVLTHRTRPGVKKQRISSQVYRDPKTTIEVKKIPPGQGI; this is encoded by the coding sequence ATGATCCTGCAGACGATAACGTTCTATCTATTCGCCGCGATCACGGTCGCCGCCGGCTTCATGGTGATTGCCGCGCGCAACCCGGTGCACTCCGTGCTGTACCTGATCCTGGCGTTTTTCACGTCGGCGGGATTGTTCGTGCTGATCGGCGCCGAGTTCATCGCCATGATCCTGGTGATCGTCTATGTGGGCGCCGTCGCCGTGCTGTTCCTGTTCGTGGTGATGATGCTCGACATCAATTTCACCGAATTGCGCCAGGGCTTCCTGCAATATCTGCCGATCGGCGCGCTGATCGGCATCGTGTTGCTGGTCGAGTTGCTCATGGTGCTCGCCGGATGGCAGTTCGGTCCCGAGATCGCGGGCCAGGCCATGCCGCAGGCCACCACAGACGGCATGACCAATACCGAGGCGTTGGGCAGCGTCATCTATACCCAATATGTCTACGCGTTCCAGGCGGCGGGCGTGATCCTGCTGATTGCCATGATCGGCGCCATCGTGCTGACCCACCGCACGCGGCCGGGCGTCAAGAAGCAGCGCATTTCCAGCCAGGTCTACCGCGATCCCAAGACGACCATCGAAGTGAAGAAAATTCCGCCGGGGCAGGGGATCTGA
- the nuoI gene encoding NADH-quinone oxidoreductase subunit NuoI has product MSSFSRAAKTILLWEFVQAMALTMKYFFKAKQTINYPYEKGPLSPRFRGEHALRRYPNGEERCIACKLCEAICPAQAITIEAEPRADGSRRTTRYDIDMVKCIYCGFCQEACPVDAIVEGPNFEFATETREELYYNKDKLLANGDRWEREIAANLAADAPYR; this is encoded by the coding sequence ATGTCGAGCTTCTCACGTGCCGCCAAGACGATCCTCCTCTGGGAGTTCGTGCAGGCCATGGCATTGACCATGAAGTACTTTTTCAAGGCCAAGCAGACCATCAACTATCCCTACGAGAAGGGGCCGCTGAGCCCGCGCTTCCGGGGCGAGCATGCGCTGCGCCGCTATCCGAACGGCGAGGAACGCTGCATCGCCTGCAAGCTGTGCGAGGCGATCTGTCCCGCCCAGGCCATCACCATCGAGGCCGAACCCCGTGCCGACGGCTCGCGCCGCACCACCCGCTACGACATCGATATGGTGAAGTGCATCTATTGCGGGTTCTGCCAGGAAGCGTGTCCGGTCGACGCCATCGTCGAGGGGCCGAACTTCGAATTCGCCACCGAAACCCGCGAAGAACTCTACTACAACAAGGACAAGCTGCTGGCCAACGGCGACCGCTGGGAACGCGAGATCGCCGCCAACCTTGCAGCCGACGCACCCTACCGCTAA